DNA sequence from the Sylvia atricapilla isolate bSylAtr1 chromosome 15, bSylAtr1.pri, whole genome shotgun sequence genome:
AAGCTGTGTGAACATCTAGATTCTGTGTTTACTCCAGCCCTTACCTGCTGGCCTCTGCCATGGGTTTCTCAGAATTGAAAGATGTTTCTCCCAATAACAGCCAGCAATTACAACCATTCTCCAGAGGCAGCAAGCTGCTGCTAATTCAGGGAAGTAGGGACACAGGTTACAGGAAACACATGACTACAGGAATAATCAAATTCCCAGCTTAAGCAACACTGTGTAGAACACCTCAAACACTATACTTGAAAACTCATCTATGGGGTGATGGAAGAGATTAATCACCTAAATACTAGGCATGAATTTAGAATCTGGGATCAGTAACAGAAAAATCTCCCTGCCCAACCTATAGAGTTAAAAACACTCGTCAATGCCTTGCTCCATCACTTCACTCAGGAGAGAAATCACTGCGACTGGCACCAAGATTTGttttaaagccagaaaaaatCCTCACAATCCAGTCTGTCCTACAAAGAAAAGGTCAAAACCTTTTGAGATTTCTGCTTACTTTGGAActactgcagcagctggaggcattATAACCACCCAGTTAGGCTGCTTTACTGGGACAGTGAACAAGCACTTTCATCCCTCTTGTTCATCACTAGTGTCCACCCCAGGAAAACTGAAGGAGCACATCTTCCTTGGCAGGTGGAGGGATCCCAGAGTCCTGTTTAGCCTCAGCCAGCCATTAAGCACCATGCAGCTACTcactccccctgccctgctgggacacggAGGAGAACcagggaaaaaatgttaaaaacccATGGTTTGAGTTAAGAACAGTGTaacaactgaaacaaaataaaatattctactACTACTAatggtaataataatagtaattaaaaaaatatgataaaaagAAACTCCAGAGAAACCAGTGATGCCCAATACAGCTGCACCCCACTGCTGACCAATGTTCAGCCTGTCCCCCTCCAGTGACCAGTCCCTCCAACCCAACCGCCCACCCAGTTGATACTGGACATGATGCTCTGTGGTGGGAGATATTCCTTTGGCCAGCTCTGGTCAGCTGTCCTGCCCAGTGCCCTTCCATCTCCTTGCATGCCCCCTCATAGGCAGAGTCTGAGACACCAAACAGTCCTCGACTGAGGGAAACACTGCACAGGAACAACCAAAACATCCACTGTTAtcagcactgctcccagcctgAACCCAAAACAACTCCTGGGAGGAAAACTAACTCTatctcagccaaaaccaggacacagaCATCCTCAGCAAGGCATGTTATCCCCACgtcattcccagctccttctggCACCACTCACGACTGCAAACCAACCcctctgcacagcaccacagTTGTGCATTACTGAGACAAGACACCCACATAATTTTGGCTAGAAGGACAGAGTGTGCCAGAGATGCCAACACTCTCTGTTTTTATCCCACTTCTGAGTTTTCCTTCCAAGTCTTGGCTAAGCCATTGGGCCGTTGTGTACTGCTGGCATCAAATCCACACTGCTTATGGATTGCTTTGAGATATGCCAGAAATATCCAATACTATCATTTACATTTGGAGCCAGGAACAGCACGCTGGACCACTACTCTGCTGACACCACTGAACTCCAGTTTTCCAGGAACTGATCTGGAGTATTGAGTATTATTCAATGACTTGGGAGAATGGCACgtgagaaaaggaaacaaaactttCTGAAGCACTGCAATACCAACATCATTCCCTAAACACGATTTAGTCAGAGGAGAAGCTTTTCTAGGTCACACAGTTCAGTCACAGCCCAACCACAAATTGCTCATTCCCAAGGCTGAGAGGTGCTTACCTTTTGTACCAATCCACAGCTGGTCTTGCTCGAGTTTGAAGGTCAGTCTGACTTTCCCCCCTGACTTGTTGTACATGCCCGACAGCGGCACTGTGGGCAGCCGCTCCTGCAACGAGACACAGCCAgtcacaggcacagctggggcacaAAACCTGCATGCTCCCCACTTTTTAAACATAACGACCATCATTCCTTCCAGCTTTCTGCTAAGACAGCAAAGAACGACTGAACCAGTGGGGAAAGGTCTCAAACCACAGAGGAGTCTCTTTTCTGACTCCGAGCGTCTCATGGCCTTGTTCACGCACCTGCACACCTTTGACAGAAGGCATCACATCGTCAGGTTTTCCTTTATCCAACACTTTTCTGTGTTGCTAcaacataaaaacagaaattaaattcacaGGAACATTACAAAGCTCTGCAGTGTACCTCCAGCTGCCCCTCAACCACATCCCAATGGCActgagaggcagctgagagctgtTCTCTGGCATTTATCACACGGGCATCAGTTATTTTCAAACTTAATTGTGCACTTTCTAAAATATTCTCAAGTATTTATCAAAATGAATGGAACTCCAACATAATGCCAAGGATAACAGCCTTCTCAAATATACACACACTTAAATACATGTCTATAAAATCAAAGTGCTGCATCCGGTGAATGGCAGAAACTCTCCATGTCTGGCAGTGCAATCCAGCACCAAACCAGAATGGATCAGAGCAGCAGTAGCTTTCAAATCCACACTCACAGCTTGTACGTAGCTGAGCACCTTTAAGAAATGATGCGACTCAGACTGAGTGTGAACACTGATAAATCACAGACAACCATCAGCTCGTTTCATCGATTTTAACCAAGTTTATTTTGAGGAAAGTAATGAGCTGGTAATACCTTGAGCTGGCAATCCTTCACCAGCCCCTCACACTGCAGGACCATCAAACTAGCCTCTCTGCACTGTGCTACAAAATGTGAGAGGAGAATTCAACACCCACAACCCCGtcagggctgggacagctgagggAACTGCTCTCTTGGTGTTCATTTTAAGTAGTTTTTGGAGATCAAATTCTTTTGTGCCAATAAAAATTAGTTAGGTTTTAGACAGAGTTAATCTGGGCTGTGTTTGCACTAACATCCATCAAATGCTTCCATTGCTTAATCAAAATGCTTGGCTGTGCCTGGCACCACAAGCAGTGGATTGCAAAGCCCCAGTCCCTGCTGGACTAAACAGTTCACTCTCCTGCCCAGAGTCATTCCAATGCTGAGCTGTCAGAAATGAACCCCCAGCCTGATCTGAGGAGGAACAGGACCCAGAAGTGCCTGCAGGAGAATCACATAAATCCCACACCAGCAAATATTGGGATATTAATTACCTTTTGTCTGCAAAGTGgctcctttttgttttcttcagctttgaCCTCCTGTTGAGCAGCTTCTTTGGGTGTATTTACCGCTAACACATCGTTGATGGTAGAGCCCACAACCATTATTTTTGCTCCGTTTGTTACTTTGATTTCCCGCAACGTTTTGTCCTCCGGCAGAAGTCCCTTGAACATAACTTTCTGCATGGCCGGCGGGAGGCCTAGGGACAAGCACAGCGATTAggagccggcggcggcggcgaaGGAGGcgcgggggaggcggcggcggtCCCGACAGACCTGTGAGGGAGTGGATCTTCTGCTTCAGCTCGGCTCCCGTGCTGTCCAGGCAGAACTTCACGTCGAACTTGTTCTTGTTCCAGATCACCTTcagctccaccagctccctcccGCTGTCCTCGTCGCCGCCGTTGCTGACGGACGCCTGCGGGGGCTCCCGGCGCTCCTCACCCTCCGGAGACCTCCCCGCTGCCGGCGAGCCGCCTCCTCCGCCgcagcccaggggcagctcctgcgCCTCCGCCTCCATGCCCGGCTCCTCGGCACCTGTGGGGAGCGGACAGGAAGATCCCGGCCCACGGGACAcctccccggcccggccccgctccagccccggaGCGCCGCCCGCGGAGTGTCCGGGGCCAGCTCTCCGCGCTGCCgcctcccggcccggcccgccaCCCCCTGCACCGGCACCGCGGCGTGTCCGGCACCGCGGGCTCCGGACACGGCAGGCTCCGGACACCGCGGGCTCCCGGCACCGCGGGCTCCGGACACCGCGGGCTCCGGACACCGCGGGCTCCGGACACCGCGGGCTCCGGACACCGCGGGCTCCGGACACCGCGGGCTCCCGGCACCGCGGCGTGTCTGGCACCGCGGGCTCCGGACACCGCGGGCTCCGGACGCCGCAGGCTCCGGACACCGCAGGCTCCCGGCACCGCGGGCTCCGAACACCGCGGGCTCCCGGCACCGCgggctcccagcactgctcgTACCAtcagcggcggcggcggcagcagccaTGATGATTGTGTACAATCCGCCGCGGGGCAAGCCGGGAAacgccgccgccgctgctgctggGCCGCGCCGGCTCCCGTAGTCGCCCCGACCCTCCTCTCAGCGTGGGGGCGGTGGGGACCCCCCAGGTCACTCCCCTGCAGCAccggccgcgccgcgccggGAGGCGGGATGGGCGCCGGAGCCTCCGCTCAGCTCTCCAGGAACCAGGACACCGCCGCGCCGTCCGGCCCGTGGCGGCGGCCGCCGTCCCCTCGCGCGACCGGAAGAAGCGGATGGCGGCGCCTTTAAGGGGCGCcccgccccggcggcggcgcgcggCGGGATTGGGTGCCGCGGCCCGGCGGAAACGGCGCCGCGGGCACGTGGGCGCGTGGCGGGATGGCGCGAGCTCTGCGCGCGCTGCGCTGCCCggcggcaccggcaccggcaccggggTCTGGATCCGGCCCCGGCGTTGAGCGGGGGCCGCGGGTCCGGTTCGGGCCCAGCCCCACAGGTACCGACCCCTCGGCAGCCCCGCCCCTGCCCGTTCCCGGGGCTCCGctgcggcgggggcggggcttTGGGTTGGAAAGCGTCGATTTGGACGCTCGAGGGGGCTGCTGGCTTCCCGCAGTGCTCCTGCCGGAGCTCCCGGGCTCGCCCTTCCAGCGTCTCCCGATGCCCTCCCGGTCGGGCGGGGTCACTGTCAATGTACCTGGGAGTAGCATCCCTAAGTTATTTTCATAGCCGGTGCGCCCGGAGCTGTGTTCGTGCGGTGCAACTCCCGCCTCGCTGACGCTGCCATCGCAGGCAGCATCCAGCTCATATTTAGAAATCTCCCCTGGGTCTTCTTTGTGACCGCCTTCTCTGATTTCCCCACGATTACAGGTTTTCTGCATTTAGGTGGCCTTAGGACTGCTTTGTACAATTACATCTTTGCCAAAAAACACCAAGGGACCTTTATTTTGAGAGTGGAGGATACAGATCAGAATCGGGTGGTTCCCggagctgcagaaggaataGAAGATATGTTGAACTGGGCAGGTATTTAGGaacatcttttcatttttcacctACTGAACCCTTATCTTTCCTTTAGAGGCTAACAGTACTCAGCCGCAGGGTGGGTTTGACTCTACCTTTGGGCTGTTTTGGCAACCCAGCTGTTCACCCGCTGCCGTGCCGATGTTCCAGGTATTCCCCCGGACGAGAGCCCCGGGCGTGGGGGCCCCGCCGGGCCCTACGTGCAGTcgcagaggctggagctgtaTGAGCGGGCGAGCGCGGCGCTGCTGGCCAGCGGGGCTGCCTACCGCTGCTTCTGCAGCCCGCAGCGCCTGCAGCTGCTCCGCACCCACGCTCTGCGCAGCCAGCAGACCCCGCGGTACGtccctgaccctgaccctgtCCCCCCTGCATGTCCCTCGGGGCTGCGTGCCTGCACAAAGTCCCGCAGCAATGGGATTGTGCCTCGCTGCCTGTAGACTGAGAAGGCGCATGTTGCCCTCCAGAGATGAGGTGTTTGACTGGACATTTAGTGGGTGGGTTACAGCTAAAATTCAGGCATCTGCTTAGAGTTTGGGGGAGTGTAAAAATGGCTCATGGTGTTGGCCTTGAGCAGATACCTTTGTTCTCATCTCCCAAAGATACGACAACCGGTGTCGGCACCTGACGCCCACAGAAGTGGCCCAGAAGATGTCACAGGGCCTTGACTGCGTCATCCGCTTCCGCCTGGAGAAGGGGGTGCAACCCTTCCAGGACCTGGTCTATGGCTGGAACAAGCACGAGGTGGCGGAGGTGGAAGGTGACCCCGTGATTCTCAAGGGGGACGGCTTCCCCACAT
Encoded proteins:
- the UBFD1 gene encoding ubiquitin domain-containing protein UBFD1; its protein translation is MAAAAAAADGAEEPGMEAEAQELPLGCGGGGGSPAAGRSPEGEERREPPQASVSNGGDEDSGRELVELKVIWNKNKFDVKFCLDSTGAELKQKIHSLTGLPPAMQKVMFKGLLPEDKTLREIKVTNGAKIMVVGSTINDVLAVNTPKEAAQQEVKAEENKKEPLCRQKQHRKVLDKGKPDDVMPSVKGVQERLPTVPLSGMYNKSGGKVRLTFKLEQDQLWIGTKERTEKLPMGSIKNVVSEPIEGHEDYHMMAFQLGPTEASYYWVYWVPTQYVDAIKDTVLGKWQYF